The nucleotide sequence TAAAGTAGTAGAATCAATTATTTCTGaactgataaaaatatattttttaattaagtatcTACGTTAAAACCCGTATTATGCAAATTTTTTAAGAGTTATGTATATTGGATGCGTGTCCCACAGTTCAAAACCCAAACACCGAAAGCAGGAGTAATCGTACTTCATAAATGTGTTCATATAACAAAGTCAACCATTAGATGTTGTGTAGGACATGGCAGAAAGCGAGTTGGGATAGCAGTTTGTGGTTATGGTGATTGTACCTCCGCTAGATAATGCATGTCCCATATAATGACAAGTcaatttttacttcttttttttaagtcgGTCAATTTTTACTTTAAGGCTTACATACACTAGGGAAATTCATGAGTGAACCAATGGTTCATGAAGtactcaattatatatatgtgatcTAGTCTTGTCTAGAAACATTGGACAATGTTAAATGGAGACCTCATATGctaatatataactaaaaagagaaagaaataatagaGGAATGTGATAGATGTAATAGATATTTGATGTGGCAATGAGAGGATGGGTCTCTAGGTTCAAATAAGTGATTTTTAACCTTAGACAACATTTGATATTATCCTTttaatattagttttattttgtttttcctaaaatattAGATGATGATAAGTGTATGATTGGCATCCATTAGAGTTATTATATGATGTAAGGTTTGTTTACTACTGAGATATCaatgaagaaaaatgaatttatgtTTATGTCTTTTAGCTCTTTTAGTTGTTTTCTTAGGAGTAGTGATAGAGTAGAATCAACATTCTAACGGACAAGAAAAAAGAGATAGACACGTACCTAAAGACTTCCTCAAGGCTTCACAGTTCAGTTGTAAATATCATGTAATTATGCTGAATATTATCAAATTCTTTTCATGCAAGAAAATAATCTAAGCAATCAAATTTGAACTGAAACCTATATTTGTTAGCAGGGGTAGCAGATGGGAACTGCACAAAGCAGACTTCATCTCAAAGAATgtgaaaaggaaaacaaaatcaCTTTAATTAGAAGGATGCTCTTTTCAATTTTGACTTCCACTTCTGAATACAAATTCCTGAGCCTCTCAATATTCTCTTCAGAAATTTCCCAATAACCACACGTCCATTGGTTTCCAATAGTGTCTACACTAGCTTCCTGAAAAAGTTTGGATTTGTGTTAATGGGCTTGTTCAACATTTGCATATCATGAATGAAATTTGTGTTGGCTTCTTCATACACCCACTTGTCAACTTGGCCTAAAGTTGCACTACACCTCCACTGTATTTGTTCTCTTCTTAATCTCGTGAGCACCCTCATATCCACTAGACAACATGCCTCTTCATACCACTTTCGGTTCAACAGCATGGTTCTTGCATCAAATCTAACTGTCTGAGCAAGTGTACATaccttaaagaaatatttttcaagAAGGTCAAAAGAAATCCATTATCTATCATACAAAGTCAATGTGATTGGAGGCTCTTTTCAAGTAAGGAAAAATATCAGACCAAACTTGAAAATAGGATACTCACTGCCACAATTTATACCTGAGCATTGGCTGTGGTTGTATCAGCAATGTATGGACTATGCTTCTTCCCATCTTTCCTTGGATTTTGAACCAGATTAGACGGGTCTGAGTCTAAATAATGGCTGACATCGGTGAGGGAAATTTCAGATGAATCAGGGTTTTGGAATGTGACATCCACTGTGCCATCTCAAAGACTTTACTTTTCTCAGTCATGCCAGCACCAGGGGCATGATAATCAAAATCCAAAAGACTTTCTGTTAAGATATGTGTCCTGGAgctgattctcatcattccatGCAGAATTCTCCAAAGCCAGGTTAATGTTTGAGGAGTAGGATCGGAGGTGTTGGAGAAAACCCTTGTTTCTGCCTCTTGAACTTTAATTCCAAGGGCTTGAGCTTGTTCTAATGCATGCTTTCTTTTGCTCTGCTGGTTCATCTAATTCGTCAACCATCCTCACTGCTCTATCTAGAAGATTCATCTGAGTAATGAAAACTAATGAGCAATCAAAGCAATTAGCAACCAACagcctaataaaataaaatgtaagatAGCTATTATGCAAAACTGTAAACTCGAATACTTAATCATTATCAGAGTTTCTGATGCAGCTATCGTTATGCTTTCAATGaaggatattaattatttagaagTGAAGAAGGCTGGAACTCAGAAGTATTTCCTATGCCATGATTCTTTtgttaacaatattaaaatatgacaACTGCAAGTTGCAATTCTAAACAATAATGGCAATATTTCAATCAATGATGGAAGACAAGGACTACTAAATTGGTCTTAGCTgccattgacaaaaaaaaaaaaaaaaaaaacagcgaCAAGTAATACCTGATTGATGAAAAGGTCTCTAAACAATCCTGAGCAATTAAAAATGACAAGAATCCTAGGCCTTCCAAGCTCTTCAAGACTTGTATATTAAGTTTACCCTACCAAAGGAGACTTGAACCAGGGATTCAATCAGGTATTAAGTTTACCCTACCAAAAAAAAACAGCCACTGCTCTCACGCCAATCATCAACAAGACTTGAACCAGGGATTCAACATATGTTTTAATATTAGccacaaaataatatttcaaactTCAGGGTCGGCACTTCATAATTgataaggttttaaattgcaatCTCCATGCCTGTGCAACATTTCAATGTTACTAATCGCGCAACCCCAACCGGATCCATGTTTGAGTTTGAAAAAGCAgtttcccttcttttttttcaccaaaagaAACGCGTTTTATGTGAGCAATGGAGGACCAGTACTCACCAGATAGTGGCTGACATTTTCGACACAATTCAGGACAACCATCTATGTCCAAATCTTCTAGGGCACTGAGGCGATTCATGTCACTTGGGAAATACAACAGCCGAGGACAGTTAACAATATGGAGCATCTTAACATGAGTCATTGTTGTCAGCCACTCAGGAAGCATCTCAAGACTatgaaaatttacaataaacaaTGTCTGTAAAGTGTTTGTGGCTCCTTCAATCCATTGAGGCAATATCTGTTGCCTTGGAAAATGCTCAAGATGCAGCAATTTCATCCTCAATTTTTGGATAGGACTTTCACTGTTGAACGACAAATTTAGCCTCTCGCACCGTTTTACAAACAGAGACTCCAGCTTAGGGAGAATATGAAGAGGTAACGACTCTAGGCTCCCACATGATTGAACGATCAAAACTTCAAGAGAACTGACTTGTGCCACTttgaacaaaaatttcaaattgtcaCAATATTCAAAACTCAGAGTATGAAGATTTCTCAATCTTGCAAATTCATCCTCTGACAGAATAGATTGTTTTGTGGTTATATAAAATTTTCGAAGGCTCATTAACATCCCTAATCCTTTAGGCAATGTTTGAAGCTCCATGCATCCTCTCAGTGACAAAACTTGCAAATTTTGGAGTTTGCATATCGAATGAGGAAGTCTTTTTATTTTGCAGTTATTTGCAAGATTGAGAGCTCGCAAGTGCTCCAATTTAGCAATTGAATTGGGTAGAGTCTCAAAAGAGGAATCACTTAAATGTAAAACCCTTAAGTATTTGTATCTTGCTATCCATGTATCCATAAGAGCTTCACTGTCAAGACCCACTCCGAACATGGGAAAATATATAGTTCTTACACTTCTGGACTTGGGGAATAAAGCATGGCTTAGTGAATCATTTTCAACAACCGATAAATGCCTTACTTGCTTGGGTATATTGCGAGTACGGGAGTCTACCACTAGAAACTCCTCTTTGGCAACATATGACGCAAGATCATGTACCAAATCATGTACTTTGAAATAGTAAACATGGCCAAAGTCCACAAAATCCTCGAGAAATGATCTTGAATGTAACTCGGCTATATATTGTCTTGCAATATTCTCCACCTTTTGACTTCCAGAGGGAGATCGAAGTAATCCAAATGATCCCCAAAGACTCACAAAATGAGAACCAATGTGGCCAAAATCCTTGGGAAAGAGGGAAAAATAAGCAAAACACTGCCTCAAATAAGATGGCATTTGATCATAGCTCAACTTAAGGGCAGGTAAAATGTCATCTTTCTTTTGGTTTAAGTTCCAGATCTCATGGTCTCTTACAAATTCCCATCTTTCtaaatcaaaattcaagaacAGAGAACTTCCTAAAGTTCGAACAGCTAGTGGAACCCCTTGGCATTTTTTCACCATTTCTTTTCCTATATCCACTAGATttgggtattttttttcttcaccttCCTTGAATGCCCATTTAACAAACAGAGACAAACAATTCTCCACAGACAGACCTTCTAAAACATAAGAGGGTACAGTGCCCACCATTGAAGCAATTGAGTCACTCCGTGTTGTCACTAAAATTTTGCTTCCCACTGCACCAActtttattaaatcatttaattctATCCATTTTGCACGATCATCATTCCATATGTCATCCAAGACCAGTAAATACGTCAGACCAGAAAGCTTGTGTCTAAGCTGACTTTGTAGCTGCTCAATATCTAAGTTGTTAATGCTTTCATGGTGAGCAAGAGCAATTGATGGAGCTGAGGTAGAAGCTGAAGCACAGTTgatgattttaataattatctGCCTAATGTCAAAGTCATCAGAGACACACACCCACATCTTTAATTGGAAAAGTTCATCAATCCTCTTATCATTGAACACCAACTTTGCAAGTGTAGTCTTCCCCATGCCTCCAAGACCCACTATGGGAATAACACACACACTTTTATCTCCATCACCATCCCCATGAGGGTGAGGTTGCATCAAAAGCTTGATAATTTCTTCCCTATCATTATCCCTTCCAATCACTCCTGAAGCATCAATATGTGAATAAGTCATTTCTCTTCTTTGCACAAGTCTGTGGTCAACAGAAATCCTCTCTAGACCAAACTTGTTCCCATCAGCTGCTATCTTATCCAATCTACACCtaacatgtttgatttgacGAGCCATGCTAAGACGGAAAACAAGAGAATTGGACGAAGAAAAGAAGTGGCCTACCTTCATCCTTGTGCTGCCTGATGCTTTGACAACTTGCTTTCTCAAGTTTTGGCACTCAAATCCATCCAATACGTCTTCAGCATCAAAGCAGACGTTTTGAATCTGCATGAGCCATTCGCGCAACCCGTGCTTCTGCTCCTTCTTCTCTTCTGCATCCAACAGCACACCTTTCACAATTGACAAGGTGCCTTTAATCACTTGAAGATCCTCGTACACATCATAGGCTCGAGAAGCTTCTTCAGAAACATAAGAAGCAAGCTTCTGCAACAGTGATTCAGCAATATGGAACACAAATGATTCAGCCATTTTCTTCAGAAAAGAGCAGAATCGGAGTTAGAATAGTGTGTAAACTGACACCTCGCACCTACATTTTATGTGTACTTGAGGGAGAAAATCAAAGTAAGAGAACTGTTATATGGTACGAACTCTAAATGCGCGCAATAAGTATAAATAGCTGACCTGTAGTgttatccatttttttaaaacaattattaatacaaaattggaaaaatataaAGTGAAGTTTAGTTGAAATCAGTCTTTGCGTATGTTTTATACaacagaaaaaaattatgtaccgacaatattatgataatttattaattttacaataattgtcttagtaaaattcatattaactataatttatgattggataaaagttattttttttacatttactataaaataaaatttaaaaaataaaatatgaataacatGTCAACAACAACAAGTTTATAAGGAAATGTAGGTAATGACATTTTGcaatgtaaatattttgttcCCTTA is from Glycine soja cultivar W05 unplaced genomic scaffold, ASM419377v2 tig00005492_1_pilon, whole genome shotgun sequence and encodes:
- the LOC114404186 gene encoding putative disease resistance protein RGA3 — protein: MAESFVFHIAESLLQKLASYVSEEASRAYDVYEDLQVIKGTLSIVKGVLLDAEEKKEQKHGLREWLMQIQNVCFDAEDVLDGFECQNLRKQVVKASGSTRMKVGHFFSSSNSLVFRLSMARQIKHVRCRLDKIAADGNKFGLERISVDHRLVQRREMTYSHIDASGVIGRDNDREEIIKLLMQPHPHGDGDGDKSVCVIPIVGLGGMGKTTLAKLVFNDKRIDELFQLKMWVCVSDDFDIRQIIIKIINCASASTSAPSIALAHHESINNLDIEQLQSQLRHKLSGLTYLLVLDDIWNDDRAKWIELNDLIKVGAVGSKILVTTRSDSIASMVGTVPSYVLEGLSVENCLSLFVKWAFKEGEEKKYPNLVDIGKEMVKKCQGVPLAVRTLGSSLFLNFDLERWEFVRDHEIWNLNQKKDDILPALKLSYDQMPSYLRQCFAYFSLFPKDFGHIGSHFVSLWGSFGLLRSPSGSQKVENIARQYIAELHSRSFLEDFVDFGHVYYFKVHDLVHDLASYVAKEEFLVVDSRTRNIPKQVRHLSVVENDSLSHALFPKSRSVRTIYFPMFGVGLDSEALMDTWIARYKYLRVLHLSDSSFETLPNSIAKLEHLRALNLANNCKIKRLPHSICKLQNLQVLSLRGCMELQTLPKGLGMLMSLRKFYITTKQSILSEDEFARLRNLHTLSFEYCDNLKFLFKVAQVSSLEVLIVQSCGSLESLPLHILPKLESLFVKRCERLNLSFNSESPIQKLRMKLLHLEHFPRQQILPQWIEGATNTLQTLFIVNFHSLEMLPEWLTTMTHVKMLHIVNCPRLLYFPSDMNRLSALEDLDIDGCPELCRKCQPLSGEYWSSIAHIKRVSFGEKKEGKLLFQTQTWIRLGLRD